A region of Arabidopsis thaliana chromosome 5, partial sequence DNA encodes the following proteins:
- a CDS encoding uncharacterized protein (unknown protein; LOCATED IN: endomembrane system; Has 30201 Blast hits to 17322 proteins in 780 species: Archae - 12; Bacteria - 1396; Metazoa - 17338; Fungi - 3422; Plants - 5037; Viruses - 0; Other Eukaryotes - 2996 (source: NCBI BLink).) yields the protein MPVTSLLSLLPMDRTASFIFLYNSSHGVTENWFSAAAGEPSIDMETIKAEP from the coding sequence ATGCCGGTTACGAGTCTCTTGAGCCTCCTCCCTATGGACAGAACCGCGTCCTTCATCTTTCTTTACAACAGCTCACATGGTGTCACTGAAAACTGGTTTTCTGCAGCTGCAGGAGAACCAAGTATTGATATGGAGACTATAAAAGCAGAGCCATAG
- a CDS encoding alpha/beta-Hydrolases superfamily protein (alpha/beta-Hydrolases superfamily protein; FUNCTIONS IN: hydrolase activity; LOCATED IN: endomembrane system; EXPRESSED IN: 9 plant structures; EXPRESSED DURING: 4 anthesis, C globular stage, petal differentiation and expansion stage, LP.08 eight leaves visible; CONTAINS InterPro DOMAIN/s: Alpha/beta hydrolase fold-1 (InterPro:IPR000073); BEST Arabidopsis thaliana protein match is: alpha/beta-Hydrolases superfamily protein (TAIR:AT1G64670.1); Has 1807 Blast hits to 1807 proteins in 277 species: Archae - 0; Bacteria - 0; Metazoa - 736; Fungi - 347; Plants - 385; Viruses - 0; Other Eukaryotes - 339 (source: NCBI BLink).), with protein MGIARWLNRTVGFFVFALLDIADFLLCYTYKTLDYFLESERKPCYCSSPPEAKAKTEKIIVSERGGYSKVVSLTRSKIHFDEISDTLYSRGPSLLTRLSKLVRSVKCFNYKGLIMRGNVVESCDHHESKKKISKGKKRLMTLNSTVIEKSSTAPRWSDCHCSFCTSWLTSTNRDSLFVKVQQPKDNKKARDNVVFIHGFVSSSAFWTETLFPNFSDSAKSNYRFIAVDLLGYGRSPKPNDSLYTLREHLEMIEKSVISKFKLKTFHIVAHSLGCILALALAVKHPGAIKSLTLLAPPYYKVPKGVQPAQYVMREVARKEVWPPMQFGASVLSWYEHLGRTIGLVLIKNHQLIEFVTRLLTLNRMRTYLIEGFLCHTHNGSFHTLHNIIFGSGAKLDSYLDHVRDHVDCDVAIFHGGKDELIPVECSYSVKSKVPRATVHVIPDKDHITIVVGRQKDFARELELIWQRTKST; from the exons ATGGGCATTGCACGGTGGCTCAACCGCACCGTGGGCTTCTTTGTCTTCGCTCTCCTCGACATTGCTGATTTCTTGCTTTGTTACACTTACAAGACTTTGGATTACTTCTTGGAATCCGAGAGGAAACCTTGCTACTGCTCTTCTCCACCAGAGGCTAAAGCCAAGACCGAGAAGATCATAGTGTCGGAACGAGGCGGGTACTCAAAGGTTGTGTCTCTAACAAGAAGTAAGATCCATTTCGATGAGATCTCGGACACGCTTTACTCACGTGGCCCTTCACTTCTAACGAGGCTCTCTAAGCTCGTGAGGTCCGtgaaatgttttaattataaGGGTTTGATCATGAGAGGCAATGTGGTGGAATCTTGTGATCATCATGAGTCTAAGAAAAAGATTAGCAAAGGTAAAAAGAGATTAATGACTTTGAATTCTACCGTGATTGAGAAATCTTCGACAGCTCCAAGATGGTCGGATTGCCATTGCAGTTTCTGCACTTCTTGGCTTACTTCTACCAACAGAGATTCTCTGTTTGTTAAAGTTCAACAACCCAAAG ATAACAAGAAGGCCCGAGACAACGTTGTGTTTATACATGGTTTTGTATCATCATCCGCGTTTTGGACGGAGACTCTCTTCCCAAACTTTTCTGATTCAGCCAAATCGAACTATAGGTTCATCGCAGTCGATCTTTTGGGCTATGGAAGAAGTCCTAAGCCAAATGACTCATTATATACTTTAAGAGAACATTTGGAGATGATTGAGAAATCGGTGATCTCTAAGTTCAAGCTCAAAACGTTCCACATAGTAGCTCATTCCCTAGGCTGCATTTTGGCTCTTGCACTCGCAGTAAAACATCCGGGAGCTATCAAATCCCTTACTCTTTTGGCTCCT CCATATTACAAGGTGCCAAAGGGAGTCCAACCAGCGCAATACGTGATGAGGGAAGTGGCTCGGAAGGAAGTTTGGCCACCGATGCAGTTTGGTGCATCGGTGCTTAGCTGGTATGAGCACCTAGGCCGCACCATTGGCCTTGTCCTTATCAAGAACCATCAATTGATTGAATTTGTCACCCGCCTCCTTACCCTAAACAg GATGCGAACGTATTTGATAGAAGGATTCTTATGTCACACACATAATGGATCATTTCACACATTACACAACATCATCTTCGGGTCAGGAGCCAAGCTCGACTCGTATCTCGACCATGTCCGTGACCATGTGGACTGCGACGTCGCCATTTTCCACGGTGGCAAGGACGAGCTCATTCCTGTGGAGTGTAGTTACAGTGTGAAGAGCAAAGTGCCACGTGCCACTGTCCACGTCATCCCTGACAAAGACCACATCACCATTGTCGTCGGCCGACAAAAAGACTTTGCACGAGAGCTTGAGCTCATTTGGCAAAGAACCAAATCAACTTAA